The Theobroma cacao cultivar B97-61/B2 chromosome 2, Criollo_cocoa_genome_V2, whole genome shotgun sequence genome includes the window GATAGACAAGCATGTTAAATATCTCAACATTGTCCTGGCATGTTTTAACAAGCACAATTTCTTTTATCAGCTTAGTGCACTTGGTCTCAGGTATAGAGACTTGGAAGTTACATCATATTTAATTCCAAAAGCTACTAGCATGTTGCTGTGAATGTTTTTAATGACATTGTTCTCCTGTTATATATCCTGAATGACTTTGTGCATTTTAGATATCCAGTGCTTACAGCCCATAATTCTTTGCTAAAGTTTGGTTCTAATGTGTGGCAGTGAGATTTTGTTTAGCCCCTGATGACCTTTTTTATGCATTTTGACAGAGGAGTCAACTGTCTTGGTAGAATGTCATAGAGGAAGCAAGTCCAGAAGCCTGACACTTGAAGAAGCGACCGACACAATACTTTTCTGCAGTTCCATTGTCCATGATCTTGCCTACCAGGCTGCAACCATAGCCATTGAAAAGGAAAGTTCAGTGCCATTGGATGGATCCAGGCCAACAGTTACAATATTGGGGAAATCAACTTCTGACAGGAAGGACCTTCGAGGGAGAACTGTCGGTAGACGAACTTCAAAATCTCATAAAGTCAGGCAGAGGCGAGTAGAAACTGATGTAAAATCTCCATCTACCAAGACCGAAAATGATGAGAACGCCGATGGATCTTTGATTCGCAATGTTGGTCTCCCAAATAAGGTGGACAGTATGAAGCCTCCAAAGCTAGAATCCAGGTGCAACTGCTCAATAATGTGAAGATAAGTCTTTCATTCAGACCCCCCAGCATGCAGTGCTCCACCAGCCTCCAGTCATATGATGAAGAGAGTGGCAAGTGCTTTGTATTTTAAAATGGTATTGTGTTTGAAAGGCTGTTTGAATTTGTTGCCAATTGGTTTTCTTTGGttccaaatttatttgtaaGAAACGCCACCTGATGTTGGTGACataattgtaaagttgttattattttcttctaGGGTTGGTATTAGTGAAAAGGCAGTGGGGGGTTTGTGTTTTTGCTCCATGGCCAAAATTCTTGTTAGTTTTGTTCctgtttgtttttgtttcGGGTCCAGTCCTCAGTTGGAGAAAGTGTGAATTaagcccccccccccctttattcatattcattattatgattattgaaaataCAGCTCAATTTGGTTAGCTTCTCCTCCCACGCACTGTCTGCTTCTATACTTCCTAGGCTCCATTTCCAATCCCaaattgttgatttttattgaaaattgcTCGTATTTTCTTTACActcaaaagagaagaagggtAAAGACTGCAATGGTTTTACCGTTTGAGAAAAAAGATGTGGCTTGGGCTGGATGTTATCAAGAACAAGTGACCAATAGCCCAAGGTTAATTTAGACATTTGCGTAGATGTTAAAATAATACtccagaaaagaaaaacccttgGCGGGAAATTTTAGCGCAAAAAGTGAAGTCGCAGATGGCAGATGCTCTACTCTTCTCTCTCGGTAACTCGATTTACATTTTACACCCATGGACTCCGATTCAGACTCCGACGGCTCTCACATCTCCGCCACTCCTCCACGAGACCCGTTCCCCCCTCCGCGGCGGCCACCGCCTCCTAAACCTCCTACCTCCTCCTACAAATCCAAGATCAAGCCGTCCTCTCATTCAGAAACCATTTCTAAACTCAAAAAACCATCTCCAAAACATACGAAACCCGAACCCCCACCCAAATCCATTCCACAAACAGAGCCACCGCCCCTCCCTTCTCCCATCGGCACTCTTCCCTTCCAGATACGCCGTCCACCGAATCAACCCCACCCAGTCTCCACAGTCCGTTCCCTCGAAACGCTCCCCGCCGGTTTCTTCTCTACACACCGCGCCTCCTTCTCCAAAATCCAGAAACCTTCCCTCAGTTTCGAACCAGAAATCACACCACAAAAAACCACCGAACGTAAAATAAACATCTCTGATTTCTCAGATTCCTCCAAAACTTCCAACAAGAAGCTTCCTAATTTGATAAGAGCTGATGCTCCTTTACCTCCAGTTAATTTACAAAAACGCAGTGTCGAAGGTAACTTCGTGAAGCTCAATATCAACGGCTATAAACGCAAGTTCACCACCAAAGGTAAAAAGACGAACAGTTACTCTTCCAAATCGAAGTATTTCAAAAGAAGCAAGAGAAGAGTCAAATCCGAAGTCAATACGGAGAGCATTTGTGACGAAGAAGGTTTAGTTGCGGAAATTAAGCAGCAGCCTAAAGCGgagaaaaatataaagttcGAGTCTATCGAAGCGGCGATTTCGGCCGTTCGAAAGGAGGCGTCAGATGAGAACCTGGTGAGGTTGTTGAAAGCGATGTACGGGTATGATTCGTTCAGGGATGGACAGGTGGAAGCGATCAAGATGGTGCTTGCTGGCAAATCGACTATTCTGGTTTTGCCCACCGGAGCTGGGAAGTCGCTTTGTTATCAGATTCCGGCGGTAGTTTTGCCGGGGATTACGTTGGTCGTGAGTCCGTTGGTGGCTTTGATGATTGATCAGTTAAAACAGTTGCCTCCCGTTATTCGAGGTGGTCTCTTGTCTAGCAGTCAGGTTGGAATCGGGTTATCTATCTCTTATGAATTTATTAGTAATTGATAAATGGTGTAAAGTAGTGTTTTTGCATTGAAATAGGGACCTGAAGAGGCTGCCGAGACGCAGAGGCTGATTCAAGAAGGGAGCATAAAAGTGAGTTTATCAACAACATCAAAATCTCTAGAATTTTCCTTGATGAgcttttcataaattaaacttTTGAGTTGAAATAGTGCCCAAAAGCTAATGTTTTTGTGGCTTGTGTTTCAGGTGCTTTTTGTTTCACCAGAAAGATTTTTGAATGCAGACTTTTTGTCAATATTTTCCGCTACTACCTTTGTATCACTTGTTGTGGTAGATGAAGCTCATTGTGTATCTGAATGGTGAGTGGTTGAACTACTTTGTTCTTTGATTAGTGTTGGTTATATCCCTTCACTTCCCAATGAAATTTATTTACATCACTTGTAAGTATCCCATGtattaaaatgaatttaaaattaacaGGTCACACAATTTCCGGCCCTCATACATGCGGCTTAGGGCATCTTTACTTCGTGCAGAACTCAATGTTGAATGCATTCTTGCAATGACTGCTACTGCCACAACCACGACTTTGCATTCTGTTATGTCAGCTCTAGAGATTCCCTCAACCAATCTCATTCAAAAGGCACAATTAAGGGATAACCTACGGTTATCAGTTTCTTTGAGTGGCAATAGGCAAGTCCCGTGctactttttcattttacttttacCCCATGGTTTAGGTTGTTCTATGAATCTTGGAATATACTTACTAATAGTTTAAACATGATAGAATGAAGGATATGCTAAAGTTGATGAAGTCCTCTCCTTTTTCGGAAGCTCAAAGCATTATTGTTTACTGCAAATTTCAGGTAAAGATGCTTTTCTTTGAATGTTTTAGCGTCTATGGTTCTTGTCCTGTGTTGAATGATTCTATAGCTCTATTCAATTTGCTATCTATGCTTAAGTTCTGAGCAGTTCTATTTTTTGGATAACCTCATTTGTGCTATTTCTTCAAATAGCTTATATTAGCAATTTAGGATGTTCTGCACCTAAATTCATCTGGAAGGTAATCAAAATGTTTCTGAAATGCATCTGATATCAGATTGCTCTAGCTACTGCTTTTATGCAATCTATTTATATTTCTCAGGCCATCAGTAATATATACTTGCACTGGATTTTGCAGTCTGAAACTGATCTGATAAGCAGGCACTTATGTGATAACAATATTTCTGCAAAGGTGagaatttcatattttcagtTGTATGTTGTGTAACTTTTTCTGTCAGACTTTATGTTTAATGGCACATAGCAACTCTAGAAagcttatttttaatttccatGTAGAGTTACCATAGTGGTATGATGGCAAGGGATCGCAGCCGCATACAGGAGTTGTTTTGTGCTAACAAGATTAGAGTGGTGAGAATTACCCTGGTCCACTCTGACTGCAGTATCAGAATTATGCACTGAAcatgtttctttttcattttaaacgcTTTATAATAGTTATAACCATTACCTTAATTGCTGTGTATCTTTTGTAAGGTTGTTGCAACTGTCGCTTTTGGCATGGGGCTTGACAAGAGGGATGTCGGAGCTGTAAGAAGAAAGACTTATGAATTCTCTAGTTTCTCTGCATCATATTCACATAAAttctagtttaattttttccaCTTGGGCTTAGTTCAAGTGGTAAGGGTGAGGTGGGGTTTGGCTAGAGATCTTAGATTCAAGCC containing:
- the LOC18609700 gene encoding ATP-dependent DNA helicase Q-like 5 isoform X1, whose translation is MDSDSDSDGSHISATPPRDPFPPPRRPPPPKPPTSSYKSKIKPSSHSETISKLKKPSPKHTKPEPPPKSIPQTEPPPLPSPIGTLPFQIRRPPNQPHPVSTVRSLETLPAGFFSTHRASFSKIQKPSLSFEPEITPQKTTERKINISDFSDSSKTSNKKLPNLIRADAPLPPVNLQKRSVEGNFVKLNINGYKRKFTTKGKKTNSYSSKSKYFKRSKRRVKSEVNTESICDEEGLVAEIKQQPKAEKNIKFESIEAAISAVRKEASDENLVRLLKAMYGYDSFRDGQVEAIKMVLAGKSTILVLPTGAGKSLCYQIPAVVLPGITLVVSPLVALMIDQLKQLPPVIRGGLLSSSQGPEEAAETQRLIQEGSIKVLFVSPERFLNADFLSIFSATTFVSLVVVDEAHCVSEWSHNFRPSYMRLRASLLRAELNVECILAMTATATTTTLHSVMSALEIPSTNLIQKAQLRDNLRLSVSLSGNRMKDMLKLMKSSPFSEAQSIIVYCKFQSETDLISRHLCDNNISAKSYHSGMMARDRSRIQELFCANKIRVVVATVAFGMGLDKRDVGAVIHYSLPESLEEYVQEIGRGGRDGRLSYCHLFLDDVTYYKLRSLMHSDGVDEYAVNKFLCQVFADDTNSHGKVCSLIKESASRKFDMKEEVMLTLLTHLELGERQYLHLLPQLNVTCTLNFHKTSPTLLADKDTAVAAILKKSEIKQGQYELDIPTVANSIGVAPSDLLNHLQNLKVKGEITYELKDPAYCYKIVEVPSDFCSLSALLTRWLLDIENCKVWKLDTVYSAAVFAVDACEKAHGCNVSQQTSCLQQRILDYFKGDNNPDVLDKMTHNSPFLRADIKVFLQSNSHIKFTPRAVARIMHGIGSPAYPSSTWSKSHFWGRYTQIDFKAVMNAAKAELMNFVGKDAPLFA
- the LOC18609700 gene encoding ATP-dependent DNA helicase Q-like 5 isoform X2, which codes for MDSDSDSDGSHISATPPRDPFPPPRRPPPPKPPTSSYKSKIKPSSHSETISKLKKPSPKHTKPEPPPKSIPQTEPPPLPSPIGTLPFQIRRPPNQPHPVSTVRSLETLPAGFFSTHRASFSKIQKPSLSFEPEITPQKTTERKINISDFSDSSKTSNKKLPNLIRADAPLPPVNLQKRSVEGNFVKLNINGYKRKFTTKGKKTNSYSSKSKYFKRSKRRVKSEVNTESICDEEGLVAEIKQQPKAEKNIKFESIEAAISAVRKEASDENLVRLLKAMYGYDSFRDGQVEAIKMVLAGKSTILVLPTGAGKSLCYQIPAVVLPGITLVVSPLVALMIDQLKQLPPVIRGGLLSSSQGPEEAAETQRLIQEGSIKVLFVSPERFLNADFLSIFSATTFVSLVVVDEAHCVSEWSHNFRPSYMRLRASLLRAELNVECILAMTATATTTTLHSVMSALEIPSTNLIQKAQLRDNLRLSVSLSGNRMKDMLKLMKSSPFSEAQSIIVYCKFQSETDLISRHLCDNNISAKSYHSGMMARDRSRIQELFCANKIRVVVATVAFGMGLDKRDVGAVIHYSLPESLEEYVQEIGRGGRDGRLSYCHLFLDDVTYYKLRSLMHSDGVDEYAVNKFLCQVFADDTNSHGKVCSLIKESASRKFDMKEEVMLTLLTHLELGERQYLHLLPQLNVTCTLNFHKTSPTLLADKDTAVAAILKKSEIKQGQYELDIPTVANSIGVAPSDLLNHLQNLKEICSCFWDCL